In a single window of the Flavobacterium sp. W4I14 genome:
- a CDS encoding UDP-glucose 4-epimerase (product_source=KO:K01784; cath_funfam=3.40.50.720; cog=COG1087; ko=KO:K01784; pfam=PF16363; superfamily=51735; tigrfam=TIGR01179), with translation MAKILVTGGTGYIGSHTAVELHNAGYEVVIVDNLSNSNIKILTQLHAITGKWFDFHEIDLQDDRAVQEFAENHTDIDGIIHFAASKAVGESVEQPLKYYKNNFYGLINLLTSFNRKINFVFSSSCTVYGQPETLPVTETAPVQKAESPYGNTKQIAEEILAETAAVTPDLNVIALRYFNPVGAHETALIGELPNGVPANLVPFITQSAIGKRGPITVYGDDYNTPDGSAIRDYIHVVDLAKAHVAAIKKLEEGNPNGNYDVFNIGTGKGSSVLEIIAAFEKVNGEKLEYKIGPRRAGDIVQIYGDVQKSNKELGWKANLDINEMMRSAWEWEKYIKANPF, from the coding sequence ATGGCAAAAATATTAGTTACTGGTGGAACAGGATACATAGGTTCGCACACAGCAGTAGAGTTACACAACGCAGGATACGAAGTCGTAATTGTAGATAACCTTTCTAATTCGAACATCAAAATTTTAACCCAGCTTCATGCCATTACTGGCAAATGGTTCGATTTTCATGAAATCGATTTACAGGATGATAGAGCAGTTCAGGAATTTGCAGAAAACCATACTGATATTGATGGAATTATCCATTTTGCAGCGTCAAAAGCTGTTGGCGAATCGGTAGAACAACCGTTAAAGTATTATAAAAACAATTTTTACGGTTTAATTAACCTGCTAACTTCGTTTAACAGGAAGATAAATTTTGTGTTTTCTTCATCTTGTACCGTTTATGGTCAGCCAGAAACTTTACCAGTAACCGAAACTGCACCAGTACAGAAAGCCGAATCTCCTTACGGAAATACCAAGCAGATTGCCGAAGAAATTTTAGCGGAAACAGCCGCAGTAACACCTGATTTAAATGTAATTGCTTTACGTTATTTTAATCCGGTTGGTGCACACGAAACCGCTTTGATCGGTGAACTACCAAATGGTGTTCCTGCCAATCTTGTTCCTTTTATCACCCAATCGGCTATTGGCAAGCGCGGCCCGATTACGGTTTATGGCGATGATTACAATACCCCTGATGGTTCTGCCATCCGCGATTATATCCATGTGGTTGATCTGGCAAAGGCACATGTTGCGGCGATCAAAAAACTGGAAGAAGGAAATCCTAACGGTAATTACGATGTTTTCAATATTGGTACCGGCAAAGGTTCTTCAGTTTTAGAAATTATTGCAGCTTTCGAAAAAGTGAACGGAGAGAAACTTGAGTATAAAATCGGTCCAAGAAGGGCAGGTGATATTGTTCAGATTTATGGTGACGTTCAAAAATCGAATAAAGAACTGGGTTGGAAAGCCAATCTTGATATCAATGAGATGATGCGCTCTGCATGGGAGTGGGAAAAATACATCAAGGCTAACCCTTTTTAA
- a CDS encoding hypothetical protein (product_source=Hypo-rule applied; cath_funfam=1.20.58.300; superfamily=90257) — MKLSEHKDLKTAITELPVKEKDKLLLRLVAKDKVLTEHLHYKLLEDETDLEDRKERIKADVEEQILELKKLNAKEALVKVRKMITSVNHFYKVTKDPVGEVELKLFILNAIPFDYKKSIFGYRDFMMLFSIFYLKTVAVTINKFKKLHEDLQFDLSEDLNNLLDKIYSSKLAGAAEASNLPKEIS; from the coding sequence ATGAAGTTATCGGAGCACAAAGATCTAAAAACTGCTATAACAGAATTGCCTGTCAAAGAAAAAGACAAGCTATTGCTGCGTTTGGTGGCCAAAGATAAAGTGCTTACAGAACATCTTCATTACAAATTATTAGAAGATGAAACCGATTTGGAAGATCGGAAGGAGCGGATTAAAGCCGATGTGGAAGAACAAATTCTGGAACTGAAGAAACTAAATGCCAAAGAGGCATTGGTAAAGGTTCGGAAGATGATCACCTCGGTCAATCATTTTTATAAAGTGACTAAAGATCCTGTTGGTGAGGTAGAATTGAAACTGTTTATCCTCAATGCCATCCCTTTTGATTATAAGAAATCAATTTTTGGTTATCGCGATTTTATGATGCTTTTTAGTATATTTTACCTAAAAACTGTCGCGGTAACCATAAACAAATTCAAAAAACTGCACGAAGACCTGCAGTTTGATTTAAGTGAAGACTTAAATAATTTGCTCGATAAAATCTATTCCTCTAAATTAGCTGGTGCAGCAGAGGCAAGCAATTTGCCAAAAGAGATAAGTTAA
- a CDS encoding putative ABC transport system permease protein (product_source=KO:K02004; cog=COG0577; ko=KO:K02004; pfam=PF02687,PF12704; transmembrane_helix_parts=Inside_1_22,TMhelix_23_45,Outside_46_282,TMhelix_283_305,Inside_306_337,TMhelix_338_360,Outside_361_369,TMhelix_370_392,Inside_393_409) has translation MNYRENIRLALESIKANRLRTMLTALIIAIGLMALVGILTTLDAVKKSMTDAFSSMGANSFTIRNRGTGIRIGNGKRPKPFKAIRYEDAVKFKDSLNTPATVAVSVFASGGSTIKYGSLKTNPNINVQGIDENGLASQGLNLSQGRNFSVSEIQLGSNVCIVGGEVVEKLFKDSDPLDKLINVGNNRFKIVGILEKKGSSMGFSGDRAVYVPLLKAKQINANANPSYTITVMVPSNEMQENIIGESTALFRNIRKVKVNETNNFEITKSDAIAQTLFENLAFVAIGGVAIGIITLIGASIGLMNIMLVSVTERTREIGIRKAIGANPKVIRRQFLIEAVVICLMGGALGIFLGIVLGNLISLAMGGAFLIPWLFIIGGFVLCVFVGILSGYYPAKKASKLDPVEALRYE, from the coding sequence ATGAATTACAGAGAAAACATCAGACTGGCATTAGAATCTATTAAAGCGAACCGCTTGCGGACTATGCTTACCGCCTTAATTATTGCCATTGGTTTAATGGCTTTGGTTGGGATTTTAACCACTCTTGATGCTGTAAAGAAAAGTATGACTGATGCTTTTAGTAGCATGGGAGCTAACTCTTTTACCATTAGAAACCGCGGTACAGGAATTAGAATTGGAAACGGTAAACGGCCAAAACCTTTTAAAGCTATCCGCTACGAAGATGCCGTTAAATTTAAAGATAGTCTGAATACACCTGCTACTGTCGCCGTAAGTGTTTTTGCCAGCGGTGGTTCTACCATAAAATACGGGAGTTTAAAAACCAATCCAAACATCAATGTTCAGGGTATAGACGAAAATGGCCTAGCCTCTCAGGGATTAAATTTATCGCAGGGAAGAAATTTTAGTGTCTCCGAAATACAGCTCGGAAGCAATGTTTGTATTGTTGGTGGCGAAGTAGTTGAAAAATTATTTAAAGACTCCGATCCGTTAGACAAACTGATCAACGTAGGTAATAACCGTTTTAAAATTGTTGGCATATTAGAGAAAAAAGGATCGAGTATGGGCTTTAGTGGCGATAGGGCCGTTTATGTGCCTTTGCTAAAAGCCAAACAGATTAACGCCAATGCCAATCCATCTTACACCATAACGGTAATGGTACCCAGCAATGAGATGCAGGAAAACATTATTGGCGAATCTACTGCGCTATTCCGAAATATCCGCAAGGTAAAGGTGAACGAAACCAATAATTTCGAGATTACCAAGAGTGATGCTATTGCTCAAACTTTATTCGAAAATCTGGCCTTTGTGGCTATTGGGGGTGTTGCCATTGGAATTATTACCCTAATTGGAGCCTCTATCGGCTTAATGAATATCATGTTGGTTTCGGTTACTGAACGTACACGCGAAATTGGTATCCGTAAAGCCATCGGCGCAAATCCGAAGGTAATTCGCCGCCAGTTCTTAATCGAGGCCGTAGTAATCTGTTTAATGGGTGGTGCCTTGGGTATTTTTCTGGGAATAGTTTTAGGAAACCTCATCTCACTGGCCATGGGTGGCGCATTCTTAATTCCCTGGCTATTTATTATTGGTGGTTTTGTATTATGTGTATTTGTAGGAATCCTATCTGGATATTATCCTGCTAAAAAAGCATCCAAACTAGATCCTGTAGAGGCCTTGAGGTACGAATAG
- a CDS encoding protein-tyrosine phosphatase (product_source=KO:K01104; cath_funfam=3.20.20.140; cog=COG4464; ko=KO:K01104; pfam=PF19567; superfamily=89550), which yields MMFGLFKKKKIAPEFNFSGIGTDMHSHIIPGIDDGAQTLKDSLLLAKKFKDLGYKKLIATPHIMADYFRNTPDTINRGLDTLRKGLQEIELDLEVDAAAEYYLDETLEKKIRQKEVLTFGNNYLLFELSYINAPQNLIDFIKMMQDAGYKPVLAHPERYPYYYNSFESYHQIRETGCLLQVNGIALTGYYGAGAKKVAGEMVENHMVDFVGSDMHHLKHAAALEDSLSTPLMQQLLTQSQLNNALL from the coding sequence ATGATGTTCGGATTATTTAAAAAGAAAAAAATAGCACCCGAATTTAATTTCTCTGGTATCGGAACAGATATGCACTCGCACATTATTCCAGGGATTGATGATGGCGCACAAACGCTTAAAGATTCTTTACTTTTGGCCAAAAAATTTAAAGATTTGGGTTATAAGAAGCTAATCGCCACGCCACACATCATGGCCGATTATTTTCGGAATACGCCCGATACCATTAACCGTGGATTGGATACGTTAAGAAAAGGTCTACAGGAAATCGAACTCGATCTGGAGGTTGATGCCGCTGCCGAATATTATTTGGATGAAACCTTGGAAAAAAAGATCAGACAAAAAGAGGTTTTAACTTTTGGTAACAATTATCTTTTGTTCGAATTATCTTATATAAATGCCCCTCAAAACCTGATCGATTTTATAAAGATGATGCAGGATGCCGGATATAAACCGGTGCTGGCTCACCCTGAACGGTATCCTTACTACTACAATTCCTTTGAAAGTTATCATCAGATCAGAGAAACCGGCTGCCTGTTACAGGTAAACGGTATTGCTTTGACAGGTTATTATGGTGCTGGTGCAAAAAAAGTAGCAGGAGAAATGGTCGAAAACCATATGGTCGATTTTGTAGGCAGCGATATGCACCATTTAAAACATGCTGCGGCACTCGAAGATAGTCTTAGTACGCCCTTAATGCAACAACTACTTACTCAATCTCAATTGAATAACGCATTGCTTTAA
- a CDS encoding hypothetical protein (product_source=Hypo-rule applied; transmembrane_helix_parts=Outside_1_5,TMhelix_6_28,Inside_29_176) — MNTQQILVDIVILFAGIFIALMAVYYILKNDIQRFFNLKTIELNKESRAHILPLRLQAHERLILFIDRINPANLLVRLHQQGIAIATLQAGILNEIRSEYQHNITQQLYVDSVTWGVVRKLKDDSIAMINNAVQGLPADANGIELSKAILQHMASIDENPYDLTIELIKKDIHQLF; from the coding sequence ATGAATACCCAACAAATTCTAGTTGATATAGTGATCTTATTTGCAGGCATTTTCATTGCACTAATGGCTGTTTATTATATTTTAAAGAACGATATCCAGCGTTTTTTTAACTTAAAAACCATCGAGCTGAACAAAGAAAGCCGGGCGCATATTTTGCCTTTGCGCTTACAGGCTCACGAGCGTTTAATCCTATTTATCGATCGTATTAACCCTGCAAATTTGCTTGTTCGCCTGCATCAGCAAGGAATTGCCATTGCTACGTTGCAAGCAGGTATTTTAAATGAAATCCGTTCGGAGTACCAACATAATATTACCCAACAGCTGTATGTAGATAGTGTAACCTGGGGTGTGGTGCGTAAATTAAAAGACGATTCCATTGCCATGATTAACAATGCAGTACAAGGTTTACCTGCTGATGCAAATGGAATTGAGTTGAGTAAAGCAATTTTACAGCACATGGCCAGTATTGATGAAAATCCTTACGATTTAACCATTGAACTGATCAAAAAGGATATTCACCAACTTTTTTGA
- a CDS encoding dTDP-glucose 4,6-dehydratase (product_source=KO:K01710; cath_funfam=3.40.50.720; cog=COG0451; ko=KO:K01710; pfam=PF16363; superfamily=51735), whose protein sequence is MNERKEKSPSGDLGGRKRILITGAAGFLGSHLCDRFVKEGYHVIGMDNLITGDMANIEHLFKLENFEFYNHDVSKFVHIPGKLHYILHFASPASPIDYLKIPIQTLKVGSLGTHNLLGLARNKNARMLIASTSEVYGDPNVNPQPEEYWGNVNPVGPRGVYDEAKRFQEAITMAYHTFHGVETRIVRIFNTYGPRMRLNDGRVLPAFIGQALRGEDLTIFGDGSQTRSFCYVDDLIEGIYRLLMSDYAQPVNIGNPDEITIKQFCEEIIKLTGTTQKIVYKELPQDDPKQRRPDITKAREILGWEPKVGRAEGLKITYEYFKSLPEEALEKIDHKDFTTFNR, encoded by the coding sequence ATGAACGAAAGAAAGGAAAAGTCCCCTTCAGGGGATTTAGGGGGTAGAAAGAGAATATTGATTACAGGTGCCGCCGGATTTTTAGGCTCGCACCTTTGTGATCGTTTTGTGAAAGAGGGCTATCACGTTATCGGAATGGATAACCTGATTACAGGCGATATGGCAAATATCGAACATCTGTTCAAGCTGGAGAATTTCGAGTTTTATAATCATGATGTTTCCAAATTTGTACATATTCCCGGTAAACTTCACTACATCTTACACTTTGCTTCACCTGCAAGTCCGATCGATTATCTTAAAATCCCGATCCAGACACTTAAAGTAGGTTCATTGGGTACCCATAATCTTTTAGGCCTTGCCAGGAATAAAAATGCAAGGATGCTGATTGCTTCAACTTCAGAAGTGTATGGCGATCCAAATGTAAATCCTCAACCAGAGGAATATTGGGGTAATGTAAATCCGGTAGGTCCACGTGGGGTTTACGATGAGGCCAAACGTTTTCAGGAAGCCATAACCATGGCCTACCATACTTTTCATGGCGTAGAAACGAGGATCGTGAGGATTTTTAATACTTATGGGCCTAGAATGCGCCTGAATGATGGCCGTGTTTTGCCTGCTTTTATCGGACAGGCTTTAAGAGGCGAAGATTTAACTATCTTTGGCGATGGAAGTCAGACACGCTCTTTCTGTTATGTTGATGACCTGATTGAAGGAATTTACCGCTTATTGATGAGTGATTATGCGCAGCCGGTAAACATTGGTAATCCGGATGAAATCACCATCAAGCAGTTCTGTGAGGAAATTATCAAACTTACGGGTACCACGCAGAAAATCGTTTATAAAGAACTTCCGCAGGATGATCCTAAACAGCGGAGACCTGATATTACTAAAGCAAGAGAGATATTGGGATGGGAGCCGAAAGTAGGCCGTGCCGAAGGATTGAAGATTACATACGAATATTTTAAATCATTGCCTGAAGAGGCTTTGGAGAAGATAGATCATAAAGATTTTACCACATTTAACCGTTAA
- a CDS encoding methylmalonyl-CoA mutase N-terminal domain/subunit (product_source=KO:K01848; cath_funfam=3.20.20.240; cog=COG1884; ko=KO:K01848; pfam=PF01642; superfamily=51703; tigrfam=TIGR00641) gives MSEKKHTTTSGIEIKALYTEAKPMEELPGEFPFTRGIQKDMYRGRLWTMRQYAGFSTAEESNKRYHYLLAQGTTGLSVAFDLPTQIGYDSDHEMADGEVGKVGVAIDSLKDIEILFDGIELKDITTSMTINATASILLAMYIALAKKQGADLKQISGTIQNDILKEYAARGTYIYPPKQSMRLITDIFEFCSKEVPKWNTISISGYHIREAGSTAVQELAFTLANGKTYLKAALDKGLDINVFAKRLSFFFNCHNNFFEEIAKFRAARRMWAKITKDLGATDEKAQMLRFHTQTGGSTLTAQQPLNNVIRVSNQAMAAVLGGTQSLHTNGYDEALSLPTESAAKIALRTQQIIAFESGVTDTVDPLAGSFFVESLTDEVEAAAWTYIDRIDAMGGSVNAIESNYMQNEIADASYQYQKEIENGERISVGVNKFTQEEEGLTEVFNIDDSIRKLQTEKLEDLKTTRDNDAVEKALQRLQEAANGEDNLMPLIIDAVEKYATLGEIADVFRKTFGIY, from the coding sequence ATGAGCGAGAAAAAGCACACCACCACTTCAGGTATTGAAATAAAAGCGCTGTATACTGAAGCGAAGCCAATGGAAGAGCTACCTGGAGAATTTCCTTTTACCAGGGGAATCCAAAAGGATATGTACCGCGGTCGCTTGTGGACAATGAGGCAGTATGCTGGTTTTTCAACCGCTGAAGAATCCAACAAGCGTTATCATTATTTATTGGCTCAGGGAACAACGGGCTTATCTGTTGCTTTTGATCTTCCAACACAAATCGGTTACGACTCTGATCATGAAATGGCCGACGGAGAGGTCGGTAAGGTGGGCGTGGCTATAGATTCGTTGAAAGATATTGAAATTTTATTTGATGGTATTGAGCTCAAAGACATCACCACTTCGATGACGATCAATGCAACGGCTTCAATTTTATTGGCCATGTATATTGCGCTGGCTAAAAAACAAGGTGCAGATTTAAAACAGATTTCGGGGACGATACAAAATGATATCTTAAAAGAATATGCTGCAAGAGGCACATATATCTATCCGCCAAAGCAATCCATGCGGTTGATTACCGATATTTTTGAGTTCTGTAGCAAAGAAGTGCCGAAGTGGAATACCATTTCTATATCTGGCTACCATATTCGTGAAGCTGGATCAACCGCTGTGCAAGAACTTGCTTTTACATTGGCTAACGGTAAAACCTACCTAAAAGCAGCTTTGGATAAAGGTTTGGATATAAATGTATTTGCGAAACGGTTGTCGTTCTTCTTCAATTGCCACAATAATTTCTTTGAAGAAATAGCTAAATTTAGGGCTGCAAGGCGGATGTGGGCAAAAATCACTAAAGATTTGGGTGCCACAGACGAAAAAGCGCAGATGTTAAGATTTCATACCCAAACAGGAGGCTCAACCTTAACCGCGCAACAGCCATTAAACAATGTAATCAGGGTAAGCAATCAGGCTATGGCTGCAGTTCTTGGCGGAACTCAATCCTTACATACCAACGGTTATGATGAAGCACTTTCGCTTCCAACCGAATCGGCTGCAAAAATTGCTTTACGTACCCAACAAATCATTGCCTTCGAGAGCGGCGTTACCGACACCGTAGATCCATTGGCTGGATCGTTCTTTGTAGAAAGCTTAACCGATGAAGTAGAGGCTGCTGCCTGGACTTATATCGATCGGATAGATGCAATGGGCGGCTCGGTTAATGCCATCGAAAGCAACTATATGCAAAATGAGATTGCAGATGCATCTTACCAATATCAAAAAGAAATCGAAAATGGCGAAAGGATATCGGTAGGTGTGAATAAATTTACCCAAGAAGAAGAAGGCCTGACAGAGGTTTTTAATATTGATGATTCAATCCGCAAACTGCAAACTGAAAAACTGGAAGATTTAAAAACAACCCGCGATAACGACGCTGTAGAAAAAGCATTGCAAAGATTACAAGAGGCAGCTAATGGTGAAGACAATCTGATGCCATTGATTATAGATGCGGTTGAAAAGTATGCTACTCTTGGCGAAATTGCAGACGTGTTTAGGAAGACTTTTGGCATTTACTAA
- a CDS encoding 3-deoxy-D-manno-octulosonic-acid transferase (product_source=KO:K02527; cath_funfam=3.30.500.20,3.40.50.2000; cog=COG1519; ko=KO:K02527; pfam=PF04413; superfamily=53756; transmembrane_helix_parts=Inside_1_6,TMhelix_7_29,Outside_30_419) — MARRYEITLMLLLYIIGIRLYTLLIRIFSLFNPKAKLFINGRKNSYTQIAQKINSSEKHIWFHFASLGEFEQGRPVLEKLKSLYPAKKIVVTFFSPSGYEIRKNYALADVFYLPIDTAANAKRFIASINPEMAIFTKYEFWHFYFKELKDREIPLYVISGIFRESQAFFKWYGGFYRNILKSVTYFFVQNEESENLLKSIGLNNVTINGDTRFDRVYENAQSPKQLSLIESFIGNFPTLVCGSTWPEDEKILSALPEKYPNWKFIIAPHEIHESHIESIEKQFSVGSVRFSVLNSSNQTPNAEHQTLIVDNIGMLSSLYQYGKVAYIGGGFGTGIHNTLEAAAFGLPAIFGPKYDKFQEAKDLIAVGAAKSISTVEELISAFEGFAKNEDAAALAKRYVADKKGATDQIISMITKSDQP; from the coding sequence TTGGCACGAAGATATGAAATTACACTAATGCTTTTGCTTTACATAATCGGAATTCGGCTTTACACTTTGCTTATCAGGATATTTTCATTATTCAATCCTAAGGCTAAACTGTTTATCAATGGCCGTAAAAATAGCTATACACAAATCGCTCAGAAAATTAATTCGAGCGAAAAACATATATGGTTTCATTTTGCTTCTTTGGGCGAATTTGAGCAGGGCCGACCGGTTTTAGAAAAACTAAAATCGCTTTATCCAGCTAAAAAAATCGTAGTTACTTTTTTCTCCCCTTCGGGATACGAAATCCGGAAAAATTATGCGCTGGCAGACGTATTTTATCTCCCCATTGATACTGCAGCCAATGCCAAACGTTTTATAGCAAGCATTAATCCAGAAATGGCTATTTTTACCAAATACGAATTTTGGCATTTCTATTTTAAAGAATTAAAAGACCGTGAAATTCCTTTATATGTGATTTCTGGTATTTTTAGAGAAAGTCAGGCATTTTTTAAATGGTACGGTGGCTTTTACCGCAATATTTTAAAATCTGTTACTTACTTTTTCGTGCAAAATGAAGAAAGTGAAAATCTTTTAAAATCGATAGGATTAAATAATGTCACCATAAATGGCGATACCCGTTTTGACCGCGTTTACGAAAATGCACAATCGCCTAAACAGCTTAGCCTGATCGAAAGCTTTATCGGCAACTTCCCTACATTGGTTTGTGGAAGTACTTGGCCTGAAGATGAAAAAATATTATCGGCTTTACCTGAAAAATACCCTAACTGGAAGTTTATCATCGCGCCACACGAGATCCACGAAAGCCATATTGAAAGTATCGAGAAACAGTTTTCAGTTGGCAGTGTGCGATTTTCAGTTCTCAATTCCTCCAATCAAACGCCAAACGCCGAACACCAAACGCTCATCGTAGACAACATCGGCATGCTTTCTTCTCTCTATCAATACGGAAAGGTAGCCTATATTGGTGGTGGTTTTGGAACAGGAATACATAACACTTTAGAAGCTGCAGCATTTGGTTTGCCTGCAATTTTCGGCCCAAAATATGATAAATTTCAGGAAGCCAAAGATCTAATTGCTGTAGGTGCAGCCAAAAGCATTTCTACTGTTGAGGAATTAATCAGTGCTTTTGAGGGCTTTGCCAAAAATGAAGATGCCGCAGCGCTGGCCAAAAGATATGTTGCAGATAAAAAAGGGGCAACCGATCAGATTATTTCGATGATTACGAAATCAGATCAGCCTTAG
- a CDS encoding iron-sulfur cluster assembly protein (product_source=KO:K13628; cath_funfam=2.60.300.12; cog=COG0316; ko=KO:K13628; pfam=PF01521; superfamily=89360; tigrfam=TIGR00049), producing the protein MSTTVDTAFAPVTFSEGAAKELYKLKDQQEISEDYGLRVGVEGGGCAGMNYILGFDQRKEGDQEYFIDGIKVFMNKAHQMYLMGMMIDWQDGLNSRGFTFVNPNATSTCGCGTSFSA; encoded by the coding sequence ATGAGCACAACAGTTGATACAGCATTTGCACCAGTTACTTTTTCAGAAGGAGCAGCTAAAGAGTTATATAAATTAAAGGATCAGCAGGAGATCAGTGAAGATTATGGTTTACGTGTTGGCGTAGAAGGTGGCGGCTGTGCTGGCATGAATTACATTTTAGGTTTCGATCAGAGAAAAGAAGGCGATCAAGAGTATTTTATTGATGGTATTAAGGTTTTTATGAACAAAGCACATCAGATGTACTTAATGGGCATGATGATCGATTGGCAGGATGGATTAAATTCGCGTGGTTTTACTTTCGTTAATCCTAATGCGACCAGCACCTGCGGCTGTGGTACGAGTTTCTCGGCATAA
- a CDS encoding UDPglucose 6-dehydrogenase (product_source=KO:K00012; cath_funfam=1.20.5.100,3.40.50.720; cog=COG1004; ko=KO:K00012; pfam=PF00984,PF03720,PF03721; smart=SM00984; superfamily=48179,51735; tigrfam=TIGR03026): MKIAVIGTGYVGLVTGTCLAETGNDVICVDINEAKVKQMQAGEVPIYEPGLDLLFHRNIEQERLTFTTNLADAVKDAQIIFMALPTPPGGDGAADLSYILGAAKDISKLITEYKVIVNKSTVPVGTADKVKAVFAENTSIEVDVVSNPEFLREGVAVDDFMKPDRVVLGTKSEKAKKLMAELYGPYVRQGNPILFMDERSSELTKYAANSFLATKITFMNEVANLCELVGADVDAVRRGIGSDDRIGKRFLFPGVGYGGSCFPKDVQALVKSSDDYAYDFQILKSVMEVNERQKTILVDKVLKYYKGDIKGKHFALWGLAFKPETDDIREAPALYIIDALVKNGATVTVFDPEAMANVKNVIGDQVNYAKNQYEALEGADALLIATEWSLFRNPDFEKIDNILKNKVVFDGRNLYDLQKMIDLGYYYNSIGRKLLTP, translated from the coding sequence ATGAAGATAGCCGTTATTGGTACCGGATACGTAGGTTTAGTTACCGGAACCTGTTTAGCAGAAACAGGAAATGATGTAATATGTGTTGACATTAATGAAGCGAAAGTAAAGCAGATGCAGGCTGGTGAAGTACCGATTTACGAGCCTGGTTTAGATCTTTTATTCCATAGAAATATAGAACAGGAAAGGTTGACTTTTACGACAAATCTTGCAGATGCTGTAAAAGATGCGCAGATTATTTTTATGGCTTTGCCAACGCCTCCAGGTGGGGATGGTGCTGCTGATCTTTCTTATATTTTAGGCGCTGCTAAGGATATCTCCAAACTGATTACGGAGTATAAGGTCATCGTAAATAAATCAACGGTACCGGTTGGAACGGCTGATAAGGTAAAGGCTGTTTTTGCCGAAAATACCTCGATTGAAGTAGATGTGGTATCCAATCCTGAATTTTTAAGAGAGGGTGTAGCAGTTGATGATTTTATGAAACCTGATCGCGTGGTTTTAGGAACTAAAAGCGAAAAGGCGAAAAAGCTGATGGCTGAACTATACGGTCCTTATGTGCGTCAGGGGAACCCAATTCTTTTTATGGATGAACGTTCTTCTGAATTGACTAAATATGCGGCAAACTCTTTCCTTGCCACAAAAATTACCTTCATGAATGAGGTTGCCAATCTTTGCGAACTCGTAGGTGCTGATGTCGATGCGGTAAGAAGGGGTATTGGCTCTGATGACCGTATCGGTAAACGTTTCCTTTTTCCAGGAGTAGGTTACGGCGGTTCATGTTTCCCAAAAGATGTTCAGGCACTGGTAAAATCATCTGATGATTATGCCTACGATTTTCAGATCCTGAAATCGGTAATGGAGGTTAATGAAAGACAAAAAACAATTCTGGTTGATAAGGTGCTTAAATATTACAAAGGCGATATCAAAGGCAAACATTTTGCACTTTGGGGATTGGCCTTTAAGCCAGAAACCGATGACATCCGTGAGGCACCTGCCTTATACATTATCGATGCATTGGTTAAGAACGGCGCAACCGTTACCGTGTTCGATCCAGAGGCGATGGCCAATGTTAAAAATGTTATTGGCGATCAGGTAAATTATGCTAAAAACCAATACGAAGCTTTAGAAGGTGCTGACGCCCTGCTGATTGCAACAGAATGGTCGCTTTTTCGTAACCCTGATTTTGAGAAAATCGACAACATTTTAAAGAATAAAGTGGTTTTCGATGGTCGAAATTTGTACGATTTGCAAAAAATGATCGATCTTGGCTATTATTATAACAGTATAGGTAGAAAACTATTAACCCCCTAG